The Chitinophaga flava genome has a segment encoding these proteins:
- a CDS encoding RagB/SusD family nutrient uptake outer membrane protein, with translation MKWTNLLYTGLLALMLTVTGCSKWLDVSPKTDVRANDLLSTEQGFKDALTGIYIKLADDGLYGRELSMGFMDVIAQRYNNTVTSSYYYQASVFNYIDGTNKSVIAGIWGGLYTAIANANTILDKIDDRQDVFSSGNYARIKGEALAIRAYLHFDLLRMFGAAPVVDAQRKAIPYLKHFDVKVAPLLTVKAVMDTCLADLAAAEVLLANDKNIRERQADDAFQTYTRNHMNYWAVKGLQARIQLYAGNKTAAMEAARVVIDNHIANFPWAKPEDVKQVNFPDLIFSKELLFGVYSYGQRKASDYLFTSAQGSPRLCLSKSSNRLETLYETSGVGATDIRRLNQFALLGTNYATTKYAVMDSTEGSALTYRYRNIPMIRLSEMYYIAAECAPSPQDGVVYLDSVLVNRSLKVLPGNISAATLTAEIKKEYQKEMYAEGQLFYYFKRMNAAKIDGSTKATGDAVYIFPLPDNEIEFGNR, from the coding sequence ATGAAATGGACAAATCTGTTATATACAGGACTGCTGGCCCTTATGCTGACTGTCACCGGTTGCAGCAAATGGCTGGACGTAAGCCCGAAAACAGATGTGCGGGCAAATGACCTGCTGAGTACAGAGCAGGGTTTTAAAGACGCACTCACCGGCATCTATATCAAACTGGCCGACGATGGTTTGTATGGCCGCGAACTGTCTATGGGCTTCATGGACGTCATCGCGCAGCGTTATAACAATACGGTCACCAGCAGTTATTATTATCAGGCCTCTGTTTTCAACTATATAGATGGTACCAATAAATCAGTGATCGCAGGCATATGGGGCGGATTATACACCGCTATTGCTAATGCCAATACTATCCTTGATAAAATTGATGACCGTCAGGATGTGTTTTCCTCCGGCAACTACGCGCGTATTAAGGGCGAAGCCCTGGCTATTCGCGCTTATCTGCATTTTGATCTGTTGAGAATGTTTGGTGCCGCACCGGTGGTAGATGCACAGCGTAAAGCCATTCCTTACCTGAAACACTTTGATGTAAAAGTAGCGCCGTTGCTTACCGTCAAAGCGGTGATGGATACCTGCCTCGCTGACCTGGCTGCAGCAGAAGTGTTGCTGGCCAACGATAAAAATATTCGTGAAAGACAGGCCGATGATGCTTTTCAAACCTATACCCGCAACCATATGAACTACTGGGCGGTGAAAGGATTACAGGCACGTATACAGTTGTATGCAGGCAATAAAACTGCTGCCATGGAAGCCGCCAGGGTAGTGATTGACAACCATATTGCCAACTTCCCCTGGGCAAAACCGGAAGATGTAAAACAGGTCAATTTTCCGGACCTCATCTTTTCAAAGGAACTGTTGTTTGGCGTATATAGCTATGGACAGCGGAAAGCCTCCGATTATCTGTTTACCTCCGCGCAGGGATCTCCCCGGCTTTGCCTTAGTAAAAGCAGTAACCGTCTGGAAACACTGTATGAAACCAGTGGCGTAGGAGCCACGGATATACGCCGGCTCAATCAGTTTGCGCTGCTCGGCACCAATTACGCCACCACCAAATATGCTGTCATGGATTCCACAGAGGGGTCGGCTCTTACCTATCGGTATCGTAATATTCCCATGATACGCCTCTCAGAGATGTATTATATCGCGGCGGAATGTGCGCCCTCTCCGCAGGATGGAGTGGTATACCTCGATAGCGTGCTGGTCAACCGTTCCCTGAAAGTATTACCGGGAAACATATCTGCTGCTACACTGACTGCTGAAATCAAAAAGGAATACCAGAAAGAGATGTATGCAGAAGGCCAGCTGTTCTATTATTTCAAACGCATGAACGCAGCGAAGATAGACGGCAGTACCAAAGCCACCGGCGATGCGGTGTATATCTTCCCATTACCTGATAATGAAATTGAATTTGGCAATCGTTGA
- a CDS encoding DUF4843 domain-containing protein, with product MKQLYIFITGLLVIFSSCKKTEVMSYDEPARAYFLIPYEADSPDTLNYTFAIKPDMLLIDTVRLPVRIMGAAATTDRIVGVQPVADSTSAVAGQDYLLLPTVVKAGAFTGNVQVVLKRNATMKTKLLRLSLQIVPSADFQPGVDKLAFKNGWSGAKTRFRIRFSDMLTKPDIWDAVMASFFGKYSATKYKFIIDVTGVSEFSRSIPYGAFSVYKTLCQEKLAAYELTNGPLVDENGERVSF from the coding sequence ATGAAACAACTGTATATATTCATCACCGGGCTGCTGGTCATCTTCAGCTCCTGTAAAAAAACTGAAGTGATGTCTTATGATGAACCGGCAAGGGCTTATTTTTTGATTCCCTACGAAGCTGATTCACCGGATACGCTGAACTATACCTTTGCCATCAAACCGGATATGCTCCTGATAGATACGGTACGCCTGCCGGTACGTATTATGGGCGCCGCTGCTACCACAGACCGGATTGTGGGTGTGCAGCCCGTTGCAGACAGTACCAGCGCTGTAGCCGGTCAGGACTATCTGTTGTTGCCAACGGTTGTTAAAGCAGGTGCTTTTACGGGCAATGTGCAGGTAGTATTAAAACGTAATGCCACGATGAAAACGAAGTTGCTTCGCTTGTCGCTGCAAATAGTGCCTTCGGCGGATTTTCAGCCGGGTGTTGATAAACTGGCGTTCAAAAACGGCTGGTCCGGCGCTAAGACTCGTTTTCGTATACGCTTCAGCGATATGCTCACCAAACCGGATATCTGGGACGCGGTAATGGCGTCTTTCTTCGGCAAATACAGCGCAACGAAATATAAGTTCATCATAGATGTCACCGGTGTCAGCGAGTTTTCACGGAGCATTCCCTATGGCGCTTTTTCTGTATACAAAACACTATGTCAGGAAAAACTGGCTGCCTACGAACTCACCAACGGACCGCTTGTCGATGAAAACGGTGAGCGGGTAAGCTTCTGA
- a CDS encoding PKD-like family lipoprotein, whose amino-acid sequence MLLKKYILFLWAATMLLLAGCYKDKGNYDYHPINKIYSGIAKDTFVVFQFDTLNINTGIVQTAPDNAGVSYQWLMYANSGGGRYLLDSTANLKRLITMTPAWYTLVFIMKDNKTGVTYDKQLSIKVISATSEGWMVLENKNTYSDISMITPLDSAIYGIYSKANPNVPLSADAHQLYTYSRGFGQQRILALSKTGGKELSTLTFSVLTDIKDWFFVTPASLAPQIYYVFSTDERLISNGKPYGISTVMPSPYKLALPPAGNYYMAPYNLSSILGPVFYDTIGQRFYIQDPYTYELMDFRKEANAGAFEFNKSTGKSMLFAGAGVADNTCCLMQKNNSDSLFVYTFVSAGQQNSFGRDVKPLQTAPGLSTAKARFFSLLLPQLYYAVNNELYLLNLLSGVSRLIYTFPAGADVSKITMRISEPNKLLAGVNNGNAGTVYYFTLDATGEPQGGKYTTRFDGFGKITDLNYKPAR is encoded by the coding sequence ATGTTACTGAAAAAATATATTCTTTTCCTGTGGGCAGCAACCATGTTGTTGCTGGCAGGCTGCTACAAAGACAAGGGTAATTACGATTATCATCCGATCAATAAAATATACTCCGGTATTGCGAAGGATACTTTTGTAGTATTTCAGTTCGATACCCTGAACATAAACACCGGCATTGTACAAACAGCGCCGGACAATGCGGGTGTTTCCTATCAGTGGCTCATGTACGCCAATTCCGGCGGTGGCAGGTATCTGCTGGATTCTACCGCAAACCTCAAACGCCTGATCACCATGACTCCTGCCTGGTATACACTTGTATTTATCATGAAGGATAACAAGACAGGTGTTACCTACGACAAGCAGCTGAGCATTAAAGTGATCTCTGCAACCAGTGAAGGATGGATGGTGCTGGAGAACAAAAACACCTACAGTGATATTTCCATGATCACACCACTGGATTCTGCGATCTATGGTATTTATTCAAAAGCCAATCCGAATGTGCCATTGTCTGCTGATGCGCACCAGTTGTATACGTATAGCCGTGGCTTCGGCCAACAGCGCATCCTGGCGCTTTCCAAAACCGGCGGAAAGGAGCTCAGCACCCTCACGTTCTCTGTGCTCACCGATATCAAGGACTGGTTCTTTGTAACGCCTGCTAGTCTTGCTCCGCAGATCTATTATGTATTCAGCACCGATGAACGGCTGATCAGCAATGGTAAACCATACGGGATATCTACTGTTATGCCGTCACCCTATAAGCTGGCCCTGCCTCCGGCAGGGAACTATTACATGGCGCCCTACAACCTGTCTTCGATATTAGGCCCTGTGTTTTATGATACCATCGGGCAACGTTTTTATATACAGGACCCCTATACCTATGAATTGATGGACTTCCGGAAGGAGGCCAACGCAGGTGCTTTTGAGTTCAATAAATCCACTGGTAAAAGCATGCTTTTTGCCGGCGCAGGCGTAGCAGACAATACCTGCTGCCTGATGCAGAAGAATAACAGTGATTCGCTGTTTGTGTATACATTTGTGTCCGCCGGACAACAGAATTCCTTTGGCCGGGATGTGAAGCCACTTCAAACAGCGCCCGGACTCAGCACTGCCAAAGCCCGGTTTTTCTCCCTGCTGCTGCCGCAGCTGTACTATGCTGTGAACAATGAACTATATCTGCTGAATTTATTGTCCGGCGTTTCCAGGCTGATCTATACTTTTCCTGCCGGTGCAGATGTTTCGAAAATAACCATGAGAATCAGTGAGCCCAATAAGCTGCTGGCGGGGGTTAATAACGGTAACGCCGGTACGGTTTATTATTTTACACTGGATGCTACCGGTGAGCCACAAGGAGGGAAATATACTACCCGCTTTGATGGATTCGGTAAAATAACGGATC